The Phocoena sinus isolate mPhoSin1 chromosome 17, mPhoSin1.pri, whole genome shotgun sequence genome contains a region encoding:
- the TGS1 gene encoding trimethylguanosine synthase, protein MYCEKWSSVAEMCLFLEDLREDSCILCLCSRAFVEDRKLCNLGLKGYYVKDDGNSSGEQAAEEEEGGRSQGAAEPRDRKDAGPDESELDSEAELMRSMGLPLQFGSVSAHKNFEVSMNTRNKVKRKKKKKKHQKKYLDEIKRESRRQECEEGDILASDDPSSSENENTRRCELQTEKDIDGENLPAENTLPPKLEITELWEKYWKEYGGQLLWQSWQEKHAGQTPYSEPWNVPNTKAEWQQHYSQLYWYYLEQFQYWEAQGWTFDASQSCDTDTCGSKTEADNKKDENRTKADELSSTSSSVGSESSSSGDKDHNEILDGLSNISLNSEEVGQSRSDPPVSCDGRQCEVNSRRECPASGQSEPGNGGTKESSSSGNRSTSQPAQDSQESSEANTVKDSPRLTGADGDESGEGPPERKPGRLKRSHELDIDENPDSDFDVDGSLLGFKHGSGQKYGGISNFSHRRVRYLHKDVKYKSKYLDMRRQIDMKHKHIFFTEEPGKTLLKKSKTLRKVEKFLKWVNEPMDDEASQESVSHNNVQDTCTSSGSEEQEVSVEKGDDPPETSGPEPGKRRAMSPAGEVGTEKADRDSTEAAVPAEGDCPAQAAPDRLQEEAEAENKKKKKKKKKSKNRKGIGLPPEITAVPELAKYWAQRYRLFSRFDDGIKLDREGWFSVTPEKIAEHIAGRVSQSFQCDTVVDAFCGVGGNTIQFALTGKRVIAVDIDPVKIDLARHNAEIYGVADKIEFICGDFLQLASHLKADVVFLSPPWGGPDYATAEIFDISTMMSPDGFEIFRLSQKITNNIIYFLPRNANIDQVASLAGPGGQVEIEQNFLNNRLKTITAYFGKLICRSASES, encoded by the exons ATGTACTGCGAGAAGTGGAGCTCCGTGGCGGAGATGTGTCTCTTCCTTGAAGATCTGCGGGAGGACTCCTGCATCCTCTGCCTCTGCTCCAGGGCGTTTGTGGA AGATCGGAAATTGTGCAATTTGGGATTAAAAGGCTACTACGTTAAAGACGATGGCAACAGTTCAG GAGAGCAAGctgcagaagaggaagagggcGGTCGTTCCCAGGGCGCTGCAGAGCCACGTGACCGCAAAGACGCAGGCCCAGATGAAAGTGAACTTGATTCTGAGGCTGAACTCATGAGAAGCATGGGACTGCCACTTCAGTTTGGTAGTGTGTCTGCACATAAGAATTTTGAG GTATCTATGAATACtagaaacaaagttaaaagaaaaaagaaaaagaaaaagcatcaaAAGAAGTACTTGGATGAAATTAAGAGAGAATCTCGGAGACAAGAATGTGAGGAAGGTGACATTTTGGCCTCAGATGATCCATCTTCATCTGAGAATGAGAACACCAGAAGGTGTGAACTTCAAACTGAAAAAGACATCGACGGTGAGAATCTTCCTGCCGAAAATACATTACCTCCGAAGCTGGAAATTACAGAGCTCTGGGAGAAGTACTGGAAGGAATACGGAGGGCAACTGCTGTGGCAAAGCTGGCAAGAAAAGCATGCAGGTCAGACGCCGTACTCAGAGCCCTGGAACGTCCCTAATACAAAGGCAGAATGGCAGCAGCATTATAGCCAGCTGTACTGGTATTATTTGGAACAGTTTCAGTATTGGGAAGCTCAGGGTTGGACTTTTGATGCTTCACAAAGCTGTGATACAGATACTTGTGGGTCTAAAACAGAAGCTGACAACAAGAAAGACGAAAATCGCACGAAAGCAGATGAACTTTCTTCCACATCTTCATCAGTGGGTAGCGAAAGCTCTAGTTCAGGTGATAAAGATCATAATGAAATTCTTGATGGACTTAGTAATATAAGCCTGAATTCAGAGGAAGTAGGACAGAGCCGATCAGATCCCCCTGTGAGTTGTGACGGACGTCAGTGTGAAGTGAACAGCAGAAGAGAATGCCCTGCTTCGGGCCAAAGTGAACCAGGTAATGGAGGAACCAAGGAAAGCAGCTCGTCTGGGAACAGAAGCACAAGCCAGCCAGCTCAGG ATTCACAAGAGTCATCAGAAGCAAACACAGTCAAAGACAGCCCACGCCTCACCGGCGCTGATGGAGATGAGAGTGGCGAAGGTCCGCCTGAACGGAAGCCAGGCAGACTCAAGCGGAG ccATGAACTGGACATCGATGAAAACCCAGATTCAGACTTTGATGTCGACGGTTCCCTTCTAGGATTCAAGCATGGCTCAGGACAAAA ATATGGTGGGATTTCAAATTTCAGTCACCGGAGGGTCAGGTATCTGCACAAGGATGTGAAGTACAAGTCAAAGTACTTGGACATGAGAAGACAAATTGATATGAAACACAAACACATCTTCTTCACTGAGGAGCCAGGAAAGACTCTTctcaagaaaagcaaaactttgaGAAAG GTAGAAAAATTCCTAAAATGGGTTAATGAACCAATGGATGATGAAGCATCGCAGGAGTCGGTTTCTCATAACAACGTGCAAGATACTTGCACAAGCAGTGGTTCAGAGGAACAAGAAGTGTCTGTTGAAAAGGGGGATGACCCACCGGAGACGAGTGGGCCGGAACCTGGAAAGCGTCGTGCCATGTCTCCGGCTGGGGAAGTGGGAACAGAGAAAGCTGACAGGGACAGCACGGAAGCAGCAGTGCCAGCGGAGGGGGACTGCCCCGCCCAGGCTGCACCAGACCGTCTTCAGGAAGAAGCCGAAG ctgaaaataagaagaagaagaagaagaagaagaaaagcaagaacagAAAGGGGATTGGTCTGCCTCCTGAGATCACTGCTGTGCCCGAGCTGGCGAAGTACTGGGCCCAGAGATACAGGCTCTTCTCTCGCTTCGACGATGGGATTAAATTAGACAGAG AGGGCTGGTTTTCAGTTACACCCGAGAAGATCGCTGAGCACATTGCCGGCAGGGTCAGCCAGTCCTTCCAGTGTGACACCGTAGTCGACGCATTTTGTGGAGTTGGAGGAAATACCATTCAGTTTGCCTTAACAGGAAAGAGAG TGATCGCCGTCGATATTGATCCTGTTAAGATCGATCTCGCTCGCCATAATGCAGAAATTTACGGGGTAGCGGACAAGATTGAGTTCATCTGTGGAGACTTCCTGCAGCTGGCTTCTCATTTAAAGGCTGACGTCGTGTTTCTCAGCCCGCCTTGGGGAGGACCAGACTACGCCACCGCCGAGATCTTTGACATCAGCACCATGATGTCCCCTGATGG